CAGAGCCACCGATAAAAATGTGTTCAGTGACGGCGGGGTTGATACATCGAGTATATGCCACACGCGACgtaataagaaaaaaaaaagtgaATGTACCTGCGAGGTGAAGACGGATGGGCGCCCGTGCATGTGGGCGGATTAAAGAGACGAGCTCAGTTCAGAGTTATAGGAGAAGTTGCAATCGTGTTGCAGGAACGTTGAGTCAGAGCTTGAAGGTCAAGATTGTGTGAATTTGTCGCGAGGATTTCTTTCtgttggaggagaagaaaaagaaggaaagagtCAAGAGGGTGGGAGCTGGGAAGAAAAGATAGGATACCTCTAGTTAGGATCCAACCATGGACAGGATGGACGATAGGATAGGTTGGTGCGATCCCGCTCCGCAGGTGCCGCCCCGATAGGGAAACCTGACAACACGGCCTTGGTCATTGGCAAGCTTTTTCGAGCTGAGTGGGTTCCTGGCTGCAAATTTCCTCCTGGCGGAACCAAAAACCCGCTCTTCCGCCGAGAAAACAGTGGTGGCGGCCTGAGCGCTCCGCCTATTGGCACTATTAGAGCCCCGCTGCCAGGAACTGAACCCTTTGACAACATCTCTCAACCTCCGATATCGTTTTTGACTCTTGTCGCTGTGTGAGTCCTTGACCAACACCAATTACACGTCACAACACAACCTGAACCGATCATTGAGCCTATCTTTTCTTCATACCACATATACCGCCAGAAGAAGGCATATCGCGACCATTGAATATCTTGTCTCAGATGCTACAACTCAGCATCACTCTTGCACTCCATGCCATAGGTAGTATTCATTCAACGACTGAGTCAAGCACTCCAGCACAGCCATGCCCTTTATCATGTCAATGAATCCATACAAGATCCACCGTCCCCAGACAAACTCCGGAAATGTTGAGACGTCATTTGATTCGCCCTTGTTGAGTTTTCTCCTCTGTTGGCGGTCAAAGCATGGAAGCCAAGCTAGAAGTATTTCTAGCGTAGCACTGTCGATCGCTCTGATAAGAGTCTGTGGAGCCCTCGACGGCCCTGCCAGGCACGCGGCGTTCGGCAGTCGGAATCCATTCATGAGACAACCTTGCAAGTCCTGGTCGTGGTGTCACAATATGATGAATGCTTTATAGAGTCTCTTGAGCCTCAACTTACTAACAGAAAGTCATGTCGCTGACAGAAAACTGCTCACGTGCGTGCTTGTTTACGGAAATAGAGCCCTGGCACATCTCAGGCTCCCTGTGTGACATCCACACAGACCAGCCTTATAAGTGCAAGTTGCGTTCCAGCTATTCTATGGCACCCCGGCGCCTTCAAGTGGAACACCTTGGAACAACGGTAAATACGTTGGACTGAACATGGACCATTCGAGATCGAAACCTCGCTCCTTGGAGTGAGTTTGCGATTTTTGTCTTTTGTTTCAGTTACTTCCTTACCTGTTCCTTTCTCTAATTCAAAGGTATTTCATCCATACTTGCCTAAACACAAAGAGTTCAAGTAAAAAGAGAAGATCAGCAATGCAATGGTGTTTCTCACATCAATCTCATAAATCCACCAAAACGATAAGCTATATTAGTTTGAGTTTGAATATCTGGAGTTACTTGCTATGCATTCCCTTTTCAATAACATATCTCATGAGATCTCTCGAGAAGCGCACGATTTCCTCTCCTTGAATGGGCGGCTCAACAAAATGATGCAAGCTCAAAAGCATTAGGTGTTATATAAGTTGCAAAAAAATATATACAATTTAAAAGGAGAAACTTATTCCAGCTCTAGTTTGGGTCGCGAGCGTGTTAATGGGAGCTTCGGGCAAAATTGGAGAACAGTATGCAGACTTGCCTCTTGTAATTTTCATTTTACACTTCATAATAGTAAGAATACTCCATTCAGGGTTAGTCAATTCTAATGGCCTTCGGCTTTATCATGTACACTGTTTGCTTCTTATTTACAATGCACCAAGCTCCTTCAGCTTGCTAACCAAAccaccaacatcctcaaccttACCACCTCCCTGGCGAGCCGGGGGTTCTGGGGGATGTTAGTAAAAGCACCATGGAACATTTTATATGAGAGAATGATAACTTACCAATGACCTTAAGTGTCTTAAGACGCTTCACGCCATCTACTCCAAAATCCTCAAGCTTtgtcttctccaacttcttcttcttggccttcatgATATTAGGCAAGCTGGCATAGCGGGGCTCGTTGAGTCGCAGGTCTGTCGTGATGACCATGGGCAACTTGGCGCTCACTGTCTCGACACCGCCGTCAACCTCCTTTGTCACGGTGACTTGATCACCAGCACCGAATTCGATCTTGCTCGCCTGTGTAGCCTGAGGCCACCCCAGGAGACCTGCAAGCATTTGGCCAGTCTGTGCCGCATCGTCGTCGATGCTCTGCTTGCCCAGAATCACTAGGTTACTCTTCTGCTGTTCCACTGCCTTCTGGAGGATCTTTGCTACTGTGAGAGGCTCTAGCTCATCCCCATCCTTAAGCTCGACGTGGATTCCTCGGTCTGCGCccatggccatggctgtTCGCAGCACGTCTTGCGCCTTTGGAGGACCAGCAGAGATAACGCAGATATCCTCGACACCACCGGGCGAACGCTTCTTCTCTCGGATACGCACTGACTCTTCGACAGACAGCTCATCGAACGGGTTCATTGAGTGCTTGACACCAGCTGTTTCGACGGCCGTTTGGGCCTTGTTAACTCGAGGCTTGACCTGTAAAGATTGTCAGCGTTCAGTTGCTTCTCAATTGTCGATCCGGCTTCTTTACAGCATAGTCGATGACCCGTTTGACGGGCACGAGGATCCGCAAGGCTGACATGTTGTATGGGTATTGTTCAATGCGAAATTGAAGTTGTCTAGAGCGGCGAGACGTTCAAGAGGGCCGGCCAAGTCGTCATGGCAAAGCTCGGCGCGGTACCGGCTAGGGCCGGTCCCAGCTCCAACCTCGGCCGACGGCCCACGTG
This genomic stretch from Fusarium oxysporum f. sp. lycopersici 4287 chromosome 2, whole genome shotgun sequence harbors:
- a CDS encoding electron transfer flavoprotein beta subunit, coding for MSALRILVPVKRVIDYAVKPRVNKAQTAVETAGVKHSMNPFDELSVEESVRIREKKRSPGGVEDICVISAGPPKAQDVLRTAMAMGADRGIHVELKDGDELEPLTVAKILQKAVEQQKSNLVILGKQSIDDDAAQTGQMLAGLLGWPQATQASKIEFGAGDQVTVTKEVDGGVETVSAKLPMVITTDLRLNEPRYASLPNIMKAKKKKLEKTKLEDFGVDGVKRLKTLKVIEPPARQGGGKVEDVGGLVSKLKELGAL